One stretch of Prunus persica cultivar Lovell chromosome G1, Prunus_persica_NCBIv2, whole genome shotgun sequence DNA includes these proteins:
- the LOC18792790 gene encoding charged multivesicular body protein 5 isoform X2 has translation MKRVFGVKKEKEPPPSVGDASERINKRGETVDEKIKKLDIELNRYKEQIKKTRPGPAQEAVKSRAMRVLKQKRMYEGQRDMLYNQTFNLDQVAFASEGIKDAQQTMTALKSANKELKGMMKTVKIQDIDNLQDEMMDLMDVSNEIQETLGRSYNVPDDIDEEDLMGELDALEADMGLETEADGVPSYLQPDKESDLDAELHLPSAPIGHAAAPAGRSNAQAEDELGLPAVPRASLRG, from the exons ATGAAGAGGGTCTTCGGtgtcaagaaagaaaaagaacctcCGCCGTCTGTTGGAGATGCCTCCGAAAgg ATTAATAAAAGAGGCGAAACAGTGGATGAGAAGATCAAGAAGCTTGATATTGAACTTAATAGATACAAAGAGCAGATCAAGAAGACAAGGCCTGGTCCTGCACAAGAAGCTGTTAAGTCTCGAGCCATGAGGGTTCTCAAGCAAAAGCGAAT GTATGAAGGACAGCGTGACATGCTGTATAATCAGACATTTAACCTTGACCAAGTGGCCTTTGCCTCAGAGGGTATAAAAGATGCTCAGCAAACG ATGACAGCTCTGAAATCTGCCAACAAGGAGCTAAAAGGAATGATGAAAACGGTGAAGATTCAAGATATTGAT AATTTGCAAGATGAAATGATGGACCTGATGGATGTAAGCAATGAAATTCAAGAGACCCTTGGTAGAAGCTATAATGTTCCTGATGACATTGATGAGGAGGATCTTATGGGTG AGCTGGATGCTCTAGAAGCAGACATGGGTTTGGAAACTGAAGCCGATGGCGTTCCCTCCTATCTCCAACCTGATAAGGAATCTGATTTAGATGCAGAGCTCCACTTGCCTTCAGCACCCATAGGACATGCAGCAGCTCCAGCGGGCAGATCCAATGCCCAG GCTGAGGACGAATTGGGTTTACCAGCTGTCCCCCGGGCGTCACTTCGTGGTTAG
- the LOC109948230 gene encoding uncharacterized protein LOC109948230, with protein sequence MMQSWRKSLIEAANLFGLVSTETDGYFGEFVTKIVDEITRKLKSACVDVATEQVELDSSMQEISNDVGKDSLLQEISTHSDVGGPKDAHIQLQGPQPSALKVNKESVKTKK encoded by the exons atGATGCAGTCTTGGAGAAAGTCTCTAATTGAAGCTGCAAATTTGTTCGGCCTTGTTTCTACGGAGACTGATGG GTACTTTGGAGAGTTTGTCACAAAAATTGTTGACGAGATCACCAGAAAACTGAAGAGCGCATGCGTAGACGTAGCCACTGAACAAGTAGAATTAGATTCTAGCATGCAAGAAATCAGTAATGATGTTGGAAAAGATTCTCTCTTGCAAGAAATTAGCACTCATTCAGATGTTGGAGGCCCAAAAGATGCTCACATTCAACTCCAAGGCCCACAGCCCTCCGCTCTCAAAGTCAACAAAGAGTCGGTCAAGACAAAGAAGTGA
- the LOC18792790 gene encoding charged multivesicular body protein 5 isoform X1 has translation MKRVFGVKKEKEPPPSVGDASERINKRGETVDEKIKKLDIELNRYKEQIKKTRPGPAQEAVKSRAMRVLKQKRMYEGQRDMLYNQTFNLDQVAFASEGIKDAQQTMTALKSANKELKGMMKTVKIQDIDNLQDEMMDLMDVSNEIQETLGRSYNVPDDIDEEDLMGELDALEADMGLETEADGVPSYLQPDKESDLDAELHLPSAPIGHAAAPAGRSNAQVQAEDELGLPAVPRASLRG, from the exons ATGAAGAGGGTCTTCGGtgtcaagaaagaaaaagaacctcCGCCGTCTGTTGGAGATGCCTCCGAAAgg ATTAATAAAAGAGGCGAAACAGTGGATGAGAAGATCAAGAAGCTTGATATTGAACTTAATAGATACAAAGAGCAGATCAAGAAGACAAGGCCTGGTCCTGCACAAGAAGCTGTTAAGTCTCGAGCCATGAGGGTTCTCAAGCAAAAGCGAAT GTATGAAGGACAGCGTGACATGCTGTATAATCAGACATTTAACCTTGACCAAGTGGCCTTTGCCTCAGAGGGTATAAAAGATGCTCAGCAAACG ATGACAGCTCTGAAATCTGCCAACAAGGAGCTAAAAGGAATGATGAAAACGGTGAAGATTCAAGATATTGAT AATTTGCAAGATGAAATGATGGACCTGATGGATGTAAGCAATGAAATTCAAGAGACCCTTGGTAGAAGCTATAATGTTCCTGATGACATTGATGAGGAGGATCTTATGGGTG AGCTGGATGCTCTAGAAGCAGACATGGGTTTGGAAACTGAAGCCGATGGCGTTCCCTCCTATCTCCAACCTGATAAGGAATCTGATTTAGATGCAGAGCTCCACTTGCCTTCAGCACCCATAGGACATGCAGCAGCTCCAGCGGGCAGATCCAATGCCCAGGTACAA GCTGAGGACGAATTGGGTTTACCAGCTGTCCCCCGGGCGTCACTTCGTGGTTAG